The sequence below is a genomic window from Flavobacterium lipolyticum.
CAAAATCAAGAAAATCTAAGGTATGACAAGCCAAATCGACAAATATTCCGCCACCGGAAATGTGTGGTAAAACCGTCCAAGGTAAATTGATTTCGTCGTCGTAGCGCTTCTCAAACGGATGGTATAAAACACAATTTACATGTCTGACAGTTCCTATTTTACCTTGTTCTATAAGTTCTTTTATTTTCAGGAATCTTGGAAGGCTTCTTCTGTAATAAGCAACAAATAAAGGCACATTGTGTTCTTTACAAACGCTGATCATTTCGTTGCATTCTTCAAAATTTAAAGCCATTGGTTTCTCTACGTAGACAGGTTTCCCGGCCTTGGCACATAAAATAGTATATTCTTTATGGGAAGATGGAGGTGTAGCAATATAAACGGCATCAACTTCAGGATCATTAATTAAATCGATGGCGTTGGAGTACCATTTCGGAACATTATGACGTTTGGCGTAATCTTCGGCAAGAGCTGCGTCTCTGCGCATAACAGCAACTAAAGCTGAATTTGAAGCTTTCTGAAAAGCAGGACCGCTTTTAACTTCCGTTACATTTCCGCAACCTATAATTCCCCATTTTACAATTTTCATGTTTTAGATTTTAGTTTTTCAAATTTAGAAAGTTTGCCCTGAATTACACTAATTATTACTAATTCTTTGTGGTTAGAATAGTTGTTATGAATTATTTTTCACGCAGATTTAAAAGGATTTGAGCAGACACTCACAGATTTTTTTAAATTCAATTGGTTTGGATCTGCCTAAATCTGCAATATCTGCGTGAAATAAAAATAAAGCCACGAACTCACAAAATAATTCGTGAATTCGTGGCTAAAAAATTTAGCTTAAAGTATTACTTTTTTGGTAAAGCTTTAAAGCCCATATTGTAAAGTGTAAACGCTTGAACATCTACATTCTCCTGAATGGTTGCGGCAACAGATTTTCCTGCACCGTGACCTGCTTTTACGTCAATACGGATTAATACCGGATTTTCTCCTGTTTGTTTCTCTTGCAGCTCAGCAGCAAATTTAAAACTGTGTGCAGGAACTACACGGTCATCGTGATCACCTGTAGTTACCATAGTTGCAGGGTACTTAACGTCTTTTTTTACGTTTTGTACTGGTGAGTAACCTTTTAGGTATTCAAACATTTCTTTGTTATCCTGTGCGGTTCCGTAATCGTAAGCCCAACCTGCACCGGCAGTAAAAGTATGGTAACGTAACATGTCCATTACACCAACAGCTGGTAAAGCAACTTTCATTAAATCAGGACGCTGTGTCATGGTCGCTCCCACTAATAAACCTCCGTTAGAACCTCCGCGAATAGCAAGGAAGTCTGAAGAAGTATATTTTTGTGCAATTAAATATTCGCCAGCCGCAATAAAATCGTCAAATACATTTTGTTTTTGCAATTTAGTTCCGGCATCATGCCATTTTTTACCGTATTCACCACCACCTCTTAAATTGGCAACAGCATAAACGCCTCCGTTTTCTAACCAAACGGCATTTGCAATACTGAAACTAGGAGTTAAGCTAACGTTGAATCCGCCGTATCCATAAAGAATGGTTGGGTTTTTACCGTCTAATTTTAATCCTTTTTTATAAGTGATGATCATCGGAATTTTTGTTCCGTCTTTTGAAGTATAGAACACTTGTTTTGATTCGTAATCCTCGCTTTTAAAATCAACTTTTGGTTTTTGATAGATTTCAGATTTACCTGATTTTGGTTCAAATGAATAGATCGTTCCGGGAGTCGTGTAATTGGTAAAGCTGTAGTATAATGTTTTATCCTCCTTTTTGGCTCCAAATCCACCGGCACTACCTACTGCAGGAAGTTTGATTTCACGGATTAATTTTCCACTGTAATCGTATTGTTGTACAAATGAAACCGCGTCTTTGGTGTAATTAGCAAAGAAGAATCCTCCACCAGTCGAAGGAGATAAAATGTCCTTAGTTTCTTTAATGAAATCTTTCCAGTTTTCAGGTTTCGGATTGCTTATATCAACGGTTACAACACGAGTGTTTGGTGCATTTAGGTCAGTTTCAATAAATAATTTAGTTCCTTCAT
It includes:
- a CDS encoding Gfo/Idh/MocA family protein; its protein translation is MKIVKWGIIGCGNVTEVKSGPAFQKASNSALVAVMRRDAALAEDYAKRHNVPKWYSNAIDLINDPEVDAVYIATPPSSHKEYTILCAKAGKPVYVEKPMALNFEECNEMISVCKEHNVPLFVAYYRRSLPRFLKIKELIEQGKIGTVRHVNCVLYHPFEKRYDDEINLPWTVLPHISGGGIFVDLACHTLDFLDFVFGPIKSVRGHASSQLKAYPAEDSVSMSFLFENGIHGTGLWNFTSFERYDNTDIVGDKGKISFSTFGNDPIHIQYANGEKESITIENPLHIQLPLVETVVAEILGKDGFSPSKGTSAARTTWVIDEVLKEFRNSR
- a CDS encoding prolyl oligopeptidase family serine peptidase, yielding MKKTFLLMAITTAGISFGQGKIQYPQTKKDETVDVYFDTKVNDPYRWLEDDKSAETGAWVKAQNEVTYGYLDKIPFRDELKKRMEKLWNYEKISAPFVEGKFTYYSKNNGLQNQSVVYRKGKDGKEEVFLDPNTFSKDGTTSLGGLNFSKDGSKAAYAISEGGSDWRKVIIIDAITKKVLEDTLVDVKFSGVSWHGNNGFYYSSYDKPKGSELSAKTDQHKLYFHKLGTSQKEDKVIYGADQKRRYIGGYVTEDDKYLVISAANSTYGNELFIKDLTKPNSPIVTIVDNFNSSNQIIENEGTKLFIETDLNAPNTRVVTVDISNPKPENWKDFIKETKDILSPSTGGGFFFANYTKDAVSFVQQYDYSGKLIREIKLPAVGSAGGFGAKKEDKTLYYSFTNYTTPGTIYSFEPKSGKSEIYQKPKVDFKSEDYESKQVFYTSKDGTKIPMIITYKKGLKLDGKNPTILYGYGGFNVSLTPSFSIANAVWLENGGVYAVANLRGGGEYGKKWHDAGTKLQKQNVFDDFIAAGEYLIAQKYTSSDFLAIRGGSNGGLLVGATMTQRPDLMKVALPAVGVMDMLRYHTFTAGAGWAYDYGTAQDNKEMFEYLKGYSPVQNVKKDVKYPATMVTTGDHDDRVVPAHSFKFAAELQEKQTGENPVLIRIDVKAGHGAGKSVAATIQENVDVQAFTLYNMGFKALPKK